The Coleofasciculus sp. FACHB-1120 nucleotide sequence AAGTCCGAGCTACGAAGTCATCATCTGCGACTAAAACGATGGAAACTCTTGCATATCTTCATTTATCTGCCAACTACGAAAACCCTAACTCGGAACCTCACCCATTCAAACTGTTCCCAAAAATGAATCGGAACCCGCTTCCGAGTTCAGCTTGGATTCGGTTACTATCAGTTGCCCTTGCCTTATCCGTTATCGGTACAGCCGGTCAGGCATTGGCACTCCAGAGAGGGAATAGCGGTTCTCAAGTCGCCACGCTTCAGAGAAATCTGAAAATTGCAGGCTTCTATAACGGTCCGGTTACTGGATACTACGGTCAATTGACACGGGCATCCGTCAGCAATTTTCAGCGAGCGGTTGGGCTGAACGCTGATGGTATCGCTGGCTCTAGAACTCTAGCAGCGCTAGAAAATCGGGGTGGTGGTTATGATGAACCGATTACAGGGGGTGGTTTTGGCAGCAGCACCCTGCGACGTGGCAGTAGCGGTTCCTCCGTAACCAGGCTTCAAAATACGTTGAAAGCCTTGGGCTATTACAATGGGCCAATTACTGGATACTATGGTCGCTTGACCGAGACATCTGTCAGCAGATTTCAGCAAGCTAGAGGGCTATTCGCTGACGGAATTGTTGGGCAAAGAACCAAAGCAGCGCTTGCTGCTGACTAATTGCTGCCTAATTTTATCCCTTGATGAGATTGAGCTATCTATTTAAATGAGATAACTCTCTGTTCCTGCCAGGAACAGAGAGTTATTTTTGTTGAAATGATGACGATGATGGTTAATCTGAGCTTGTACACTGAGGCTGTAATTTGCCCGCAGTTATCATCGGATTTTCCTAAACCATGTCTCCCGAAGTTGTAGAAATTCTTTCCGCAGACGAAATCCGTCGAACCCTCAATCGTATTGCTTCCCAGGTGGTAGAGAAGTCACGAGACTTGTCTGAGTTAGTGCTAGTAGGGGTTTATACCAGAGGCGCTGTATTAGCCAATCTGTTGGCTCGTCAGATAGAAGCGCTCGAACAAGTGCAAGTGCCCGTAGGGGCGCTGGATATCACCTTCTATCGGGATGATTTAGATCAAATTGGCATTCGTACACCCGCCAAAACTGACATCCCCTTCGATCTCTCTGGCAAGACGGTAGTGTTGGTGGATGATGTCATTTATCGAGGGCGTACTGCTCGTGCTGCCCTGAATGCGGTGAATGATTATGGTAGACCGGCAGCAATTTGGTTAGCGGTTCTGGTGGATAGGGGGCAGCGGGAGTTACCCATTCACCCGGATTTCACTGGCAAGAAGTTGCCAACGTCCAAAGAAGAACAGGTGAAGGTTTACGTACAAGAGATAGATGGACGAGATGCTGTGGAATTATTAAAGGTTTAAGCGATCTGTCTTCGGTTTCCTTGTTGTGTTGGTGGGAAAATCGAGATTGTTAATAAACCAGTCTAGACAGATTTGTCAGGCACTGTCTATGCAGAATGTTGGAGATAGGAGATTGATTAATAACCCGGCTCTTACCAAAGAAACCCAGTCCCGAAAGGCAGATCATCTAAAGATTTGTCTCGATGAAGATGTACAATTTC carries:
- a CDS encoding peptidoglycan-binding protein is translated as METLAYLHLSANYENPNSEPHPFKLFPKMNRNPLPSSAWIRLLSVALALSVIGTAGQALALQRGNSGSQVATLQRNLKIAGFYNGPVTGYYGQLTRASVSNFQRAVGLNADGIAGSRTLAALENRGGGYDEPITGGGFGSSTLRRGSSGSSVTRLQNTLKALGYYNGPITGYYGRLTETSVSRFQQARGLFADGIVGQRTKAALAAD
- the pyrR gene encoding bifunctional pyr operon transcriptional regulator/uracil phosphoribosyltransferase PyrR, translated to MSPEVVEILSADEIRRTLNRIASQVVEKSRDLSELVLVGVYTRGAVLANLLARQIEALEQVQVPVGALDITFYRDDLDQIGIRTPAKTDIPFDLSGKTVVLVDDVIYRGRTARAALNAVNDYGRPAAIWLAVLVDRGQRELPIHPDFTGKKLPTSKEEQVKVYVQEIDGRDAVELLKV